Proteins found in one Planococcus citri chromosome 2, ihPlaCitr1.1, whole genome shotgun sequence genomic segment:
- the LOC135834019 gene encoding putative serine protease K12H4.7: MFNFLALFVLVVYVTTSFSIADDFETEFSRLINVNSDQEHQVYGSSGSNEEHTVFFPQKLDHFKSTARNLWDQRSIVLNTHYKKNGPFFVYLFGNKPASIEWLRNSRIMSYAKDAQALVIGLEHRYYGDSRPFANTSLENLNYLDVQQALADIAYFIRTVNEISLVPENTKWVLFGGFYGGSLAAWARLRYPHLVYGAVASGALMSIKSEYPEYLESVRNSYFSFNYTCAKNIKSAFQQIEDLLQTQEGRTKISQQFRLCGSLESNEEDKAIFRGILSEQIALAVERNHRSYDESMSSICYIMNRDSDSALENLKTVSSRFLPRGYCWYTKETSIVSAYQKVHYDSREQSDRLWQYQLCTQLGLNLPSTKSSDMFGQYKPEAESLAKYCQDIFGPEYNQQTIDEGVKEMELEFGGSAFNTNRLAFIYGSQDPWRGAGITEKVKNALYDVVNIKGASHLADLESSRKDADLENGIQEIKDILKSWLQPQT, from the exons atgtttaaCTTCTTAGCGTTGTTTGTGCTTGTGGTTTACGTTACCACTAGTTTTTCAATCGCTGATGATTTTGAAACAGAGTTTTCGCGTTTAATTAATGTGAATTCTGATCAAGAGCATCAGGTTTATGGATCCTCTGGTTCGAATGAAGAACATACcgtattttttccacaaaaattagATCATTTCAAATCCACTGCTAGAAATTTATGGGATCAG CGTTCTATTGTATTGAATACACATTACAAGAAAAATGGcccattttttgtttatttatttggCAACAAACCGGCGTCCATCGAGTGGCTACGTAATAGTAGAATAATGTCTTATGCTAAAGATGCTCAAGCTTTAGTGATAGGATTAGAGCACCGATATTATGGAGATAGTCGCCCATTTGC GAATACTTCATTGGAAAATCTAAATTACCTCGATGTACAACAAGCATTAGCTGACATCGCATATTTTATCAGAACAGTGAATGAAATATCTTTAGTTCCTGAAAATACCAAATGGGTTTTGTTTGGTGGTTTTTATGGAGGATCATTGGCTGCTTGGGCTCGTTTAAGGTATCCTCATCTGGTGTATGGAGCTGTTGCTTCTGGGGCTCTTATGTCGATCAAGTCAGAATACCCAG AATATTTGGAATCGGTCCGAAATTCATACTTTTCTTTCAACTACACTTGcgctaaaaatataaaatcagcGTTTCAACAAATAGAAGATTTGTTGCAAACTCAAGAAGGCAGGACTAAGATTTCACAGCaatttag GTTATGCGGCTCATTGGAAAGTAATGAAGAGGATAAAGCCATCTTTCGAGGAATACTATCCGAACAAATTGCCTTGGCTGTGGAACGAAATCATCGTTCTTATGATGAATCAATGTCTTCCATCTGTTATATTATGAACAGAGACTCAGATTCAGCG CTGGAAAATTTGAAGACTGTAAGCTCCAGGTTTTTACCTCGAGGTTATTGTTGGTACACCAAAGAAACATCTATTGTTTCAGCATACCAGAAAGTTCATTATGATAGTCGTGAGCAGTCTG ATCGATTATGGCAGTATCAGTTATGTACTCAGCTTGGTCTTAATTTACCATCAACCAAAAGCTCTGATATGTTCGGGCAATATAAACCAGAAGCTGAAAGCTTGGCTAAATATTGTCAAGATATATTTGGACCTGA atACAATCAGCAAACTATCGATGAGGGTGTGAAAGAAATGGAATTAGAATTCGGAGGATCAGCGTTCAATACAAATCGATTAGCTTTCATTTATGGATCTCAGGATCCTTGGAGAGGCGCTGGCATTactgaaaaagtcaaaaacgcTCTTTACGATGTCGTTAATATTaaag GTGCTTCACATCTTGCTGATTTGGAATCATCTCGTAAAGATGCTGACCTAGAAAATGGTATTCAAGAGATCAAAGATATACTGAAATCTTGGCTGCAGCCGCAGACATAA
- the LOC135835047 gene encoding protein LLP homolog has product MAKSIRSKRMRKLRAFKRIRYGEKELARLKNMVEKAAEEERQDAEAAAQSESVQNSDAGVASSTMDVDKENVESKVTKPSKYPCWLSHFKIKKLAKMDRKCKRKEAKRLKKEQKKTLKQGKKKGKGKK; this is encoded by the exons ATGGCTAAGAGTATCAGAAGTAAACGTATGCGTAAACTTCGAGCTTTCAAACGAATACGTTATGGTGAAAAAGAACTTGCCCGGTTGAAAAATATGGTCGAGAAAGCAGCTGAAGAAGAAAGGCAGGATGCCGAAGCTGCTGCACAGTCAG AATCCGTTCAAAATTCTGACGCCGGAGTTGCCTCATCAACGATGGACGTAGATAAGGAAAATGTTGAATCCAAAGTTACCAAACCTTCGAAATATCCGTGCTGGCTTTCACACTTCAAGATCAAGAAATTAGCGAAAATGGATCGTAAATGTAAACGCAAGGAAGCTAAAAGATTAAAAAAGGAACAAAAGAAAACGTTGAAGCAGGGTAAAAAGAAGGGTAAaggtaaaaaatga
- the Su(P) gene encoding prostaglandin E synthase 2 gives MSFMFASRVAFRHLNEVNKCFFNHNLRRFVATKPNERKTHNLKAALTGVAIGVLAGGGYSFYQKKEPDFSANVRIVQNNDRISSFPKVEISRKIVVPNDASGLEVTLFQYPTCPFCCKVRAFLDFYGISYDVVEVNPVLKQQMKWTDYKKVPIVLIKSGNKYLQFKDSTMIISGLATYFRDKHIGLDSIQEYYPISQDSDNPKKIEIMNKYFVMDGQRTEKALERDKDERKWRKWADDVLVHMLSPNVYRTTDEALQAFNWFSEVGEWDKLFSGIERAFVIYVGAFVMWMIGKKLQKKYHLKEDVRQSLYDECNKLMKELETRGTPFLGGQEPNLADLAIYGILSSIEGCLAFRELLENTNIGSWFFKMKDAAQKHDGQKLLM, from the exons ATGTCGTTTATGTTCGCAAGTCGTGTTGCATTCAGACATCTGAACGAAGTGAACAAGTGTTTTTTCAATCACAACTTGAGACGATTCGTTGCAACGAAACCAAATGAACGTAAAACACATAATTTAAAAGCTGCATTAACCGGTGTTGCGATCGGAGTACTTGCTGGAGGAGGATATTCATTTTACCAGAAAAAGGAACCGGATTTCAGCGCCAACGTTAGAATAGTACAGAATAATGATAGAATTTCGTCGTTCCCCAAAGTAGAAATCTCTAGAAAA ATTGTAGTACCAAACGATGCCTCTGGCTTAGAAGTCACATTATTCCAATACCCCACTTGTCCTTTTTGTTGCAAAGTTCGTGCTTTCTTAGATTTCTATGGTATTTCATACGATGTCGTGGAAGTGAATCCTGTTCTCAAACAACAAATGAAATGGACGGATTACAAAAAAGTTCCTATCGTCCTGATTAAATCTGGTAATAAATACCTG CAATTTAAGGACAGTACTATGATTATTTCTGGTTTGGCGACGTATTTTAGAGATAAACATATCGGTTTAGACAGTATACAAGAATACTATCCAATTTCACAAGATTCTGACAACCCtaagaaaatagaaataatgaATAAGTATTTTGTAATGGATGGACAGAGAACTGAAAAGGCTTTAGAACGAGATAA GGATGAACGAAAATGGAGAAAATGGGCTGATGATGTTTTAGTGCATATGCTATCGCCGAATGTGTATAGAACCACTGATGAAGCTCTACAAGCATTTAATTGGTTTTCTGAA GTTGGCGAGTGGGATAAACTATTTTCAGGTATAGAAAGAGCATTTGTTATTTATGTAGGAGCATTTGTCATGTGGatgataggaaaaaaattacagaaaaa gtaccacCTCAAAGAAGACGTCCGCCAATCGTTGTACGATGAAtgtaataaattaatgaaagaACTTGAAACCAGAGGGACACCGTTTCTGGGAGGTCAAGAACCAAATTTGGCAGATTTGGCCATTTATGGCATTTTAAGCAGCATTGAAGGTTGCCTCGCATTCCGTGAACTTTTGGAAAACACGAACATCGGATCTTGGTTCTTCAAGATGAAAGACGCTGCTCAAAAACACGACggacaaaaattattgatgTAA
- the ago gene encoding F-box/WD repeat-containing protein 7 — MDNPACSTLDVPSLHKTDHTSTSLFDDSEVALECHYNEGVIVDDEEIEEKNDTSRGIEEDEYCDVVLNIMQSSPNDHRSDKITDGESCSSNSSSCLTFSDHYIKRKRSEEMEIEETNFNSVLKNLKKEEIKSEISNTKKIKLEETTTAFEKYKMQRSIIPSKENPPVGMSSWLQQFQEWSHAERIVALNQLIDVCELTQIRHMMQTIEPQFQRDFISLLPKELALYVLSFLEPRDLLRAAQTCRYWKCLTDDNLLWKEKCIAAGVDLESVSMVSKRHKNRVPNSTTSPWKLAYLRKHSIEMNWRTNPVRASKILKGHDDHVITCLQFCGNRIVSGSDDNTLKVWSVTTGKCLKTLVGHTGGVWSSQMSGSIIISGSTDRTLKVWNAETGHCIHTLYGHTSTVRCMHLHGNTVVSGSRDATLRVWDIESGECLHMLVGHAAAVRCVQYDGRLVVSGAYDFTVKVWDPETETCLHTLSGHTNRVYSLQFDGVHVVSGSLDTSIRVWDVETGLLKHTLIGHQSLTSGMELKNNILVSGNADSTVKVWDILSGRCLQTLSGPNKHQSAVTCLQFNSSFVITSSDDGTVKLWDVKTGEFIRDLVSLESGGSGGVVWRIRASETKLVCAVGSRNGTEETKLLVLDFDVETK, encoded by the exons ATGGACAACCCAGCGTGCTCCACTCTAGATGTTCCATCACTTCATAAGACTGATCATACTAGTACTAGTCTATTCGATGATTCCGAAGTGGCGTTAGAGTGCCACTACAACGAAGGTGTAATCGTGGATGACgaagaaatcgaagaaaaaaacgataCGTCGCGAGGTATCGAAGAAGATGAGTATTGCGACGTAGTTTTAAATATAATGCAATCGTCTCCAAACGATCACAGAAGTGATAAAATAACTGACGGAGAATCCTGCAGCTCTAATTCTAGTTCATGTTTAACATTTTCCGATCATTATATTAAG AGAAAACGAAGCGAAGAAATGGAGATCGAAGAGACTAATTTTAATAgtgtactgaaaaatttgaaaaaagaagaaattaaatCAGAAATCAGCAA TACGAAGAAAATTAAACTCGAAGAAACCACGACagcgtttgaaaaatataaaatgcaaCGTAGTATTATTCCTTCTAAAGAAAATCCACCGGTGGGAATGTCTTCCTGGCTGCAACAATTTCAA gAATGGTCTCATGCTGAAAGAATAGTCGCTCTCAATCAACTTATCGATGTTTGTGAGCTTACTCAAATCAGACACATGATGCAGACAATCGAACCTCAGTTTCAAAgagatttcatttctttattgCCGAAAGAG tTGGCTCTGTATGTTCTTTCTTTCCTCGAGCCAAGAGATCTATTACGTGCCGCTCAGACTTGCCGTTATTGGAAATGTTTAACCGATGACAATCTATTGTGGAAAGAAAAGTGCATCGCAGCTGGTGTTGATCTAGAGTCAGTATCAATGGTCAGTAAACGTCACAAAAATCGAGTTCCTAATTCTACTACATCACCTTGGAAA tTGGCGTATTTAAGGAAACACAGTATTGAAATGAACTGGCGAACGAATCCGGTCAGAGCTTCGAAAATTCTCAAAGGTCACGACGACCATGTTATAACCTGCCTGCAATTTTGCGGTAATAGAATAGTTAGTGGCTCCGATGACAATACTTTGAAAGTTTGGTCCGTTACGACTGGAAAA tgtTTAAAAACATTAGTCGGTCATACCGGAGGAGTATGGTCTTCTCAAATGTCGGGAAGTATCATTATCAGCGGTTCAACAGACCGAACGCTTAAAGTATGGAATGCCGAGACTGGCCATTGTATTCATACGTTATACGGTCACACGTCTACTGTCAGATGCATGCATTTGCATGGCAATAC TGTTGTTAGCGGTTCAAGAGACGCCACATTGAGGGTATGGGATATCGAAAGCGGTGAATGTCTTCATATGCTCGTGGGCCATGCTGCGGCTGTTCGATGTGTACAATACGATGGCAGATTAGTTGTTAGTGGAGCATACGATTTTACTGTCAAAGTATGGGATCCTGAGACTGAAACTTGTTTACATACTCTGTCTGGTCATACGAATCGCGTTTACTCTTTACAA TTTGATGGCGTACATGTTGTCAGTGGCTCGTTGGATACAAGCATTAGAGTGTGGGATGTGGAAACGGGTCTATTAAAACATACGTTGATTGGACATCAGTCTTTAACGTCCGGtatggaattgaaaaataatatcttgGTTTCCGGTAATGCTGATTCGACCGTTAAAGTTTGGGATATTCTGAGCGGTAGATGTCTCCAAACTCTTTCTG GTCCGAATAAGCATCAATCAGCTGTCACGTGTTTACAGTTCAATTCGAGTTTTGTTATTACCTCTTCGGATGATGGGACTGTTAAACTGTGGGATGTGAAGACAG GTGAATTCATAAGAGACCTAGTTTCTTTAGAAAGTGGCGGCAGCGGCGGAGTCGTGTGGCGTATTCGAGCCAGCGAAACGAAGCTGGTCTGCGCGGTAGGCAGTCGAAACGGTACCGAAGAAACGAAGTTATTAGTTTTAGATTTCGACGTCGAAACCAAGTAG
- the LOC135835048 gene encoding putative serine protease K12H4.7 translates to MFFDKAMNSIVWIFFISNFIFHSSAYFLNGRSNHGVGEPYIPRTGYQIVLPEDQYFEQKLDHFDPTNEDTWLQRYWRNPQYYKNGGPAFLMINGEATASPKWSVTGQWVSYAKTLNAIGFSLEHRFYGRSRPKNDTSAENLVYLSSEQALADIAYFIRGVTKQYALPKDIKWIVFGGSYAGSLAAWARLKYPYLIHGAVSSSGPLLAKVDFAEYFQVVKSSLDSYNSKCSNKIAMANQKLDTLVKTDAGREQAANLFQLCGKLENNPDDISSFFAGLADNFAGVVQYNRDNRESETKSITIETLCNIMTLPVRNTSALVLYAEVNKFMLKSYNLTCLDHSYKNYIDSLKKIDYESAAEVDRQWIYQTCTEFGFYQSSSNASDIFGPHFPAEFYTKQCEQIFGKKYDEKLLNNAVYRTNTIYGELKINVGNIVFVHGSVDPWHALGITHVQDEDAPYETIFIKGTAHCADMYPSSDEDTQELKEARSKIQTILQSWLQKGKPKPKKFEVQIEYKYAPNSPFKMDPKFLYDVQERLPVD, encoded by the exons ATGTTCTTCGATAAAGCAATGAATTCCATAGTGTGGAtattttttatatcaaattttatatttcattcttcagcgtattttttaaatggacGTTCGAATCACGGTGTAGGAGAACCGTATATTCCGCGAACTGGATATCAAATTGTTTTACCCGAAGATCAgtattttgaacagaaattgGATCATTTCGATCCTACCAATGAGGATACCTGGTTACAG CGTTATTGGAGAAATCCGCAGTATTATAAAAATGGAGGTCCAGCATTTTTGATGATAAATGGCGAAGCTACCGCTTCTCCTAAATGGTCCGTTACGGGGCAATGGGTATCGTATGCGAAGACTTTGAATGCTATTGGCTTCTCTTTAGAGCATCGTTTCTACGGTCGAAGCAGACctaaaaa tgATACTAGTGCTGAGAATCTTGTATATCTGAGTAGCGAACAAGCTTTGGCTGATATTGCCTATTTCATTCGAGGAGTAACTAAACAATACGCTTTGCCTAAGGATATCAAATGGATTGTATTTGGAGGATCGTACGCTGGATCTTTGGCTGCGTGGGCTCGTCTGAAATATCCTTATTTGATCCATGGAGCGGTTTCTTCAAGTGGTCCGCTTCTTGCTAAGGTGGATTTTGCAg agtatttTCAAGTTGTTAAATCATCTTTGGATTCCTACAATTCAAAGTGCTCCAATAAAATTGCTATGGctaatcaaaaattagatactTTGGTCAAAACTGATGCAGGTCGAGAGCAAGCAGCCAATCTATTCCA ATTATGTGGTAAACTGGAAAATAATCCTGATGATATATCGTCTTTCTTCGCCGGATTGGCTGATAATTTCGCCGGAGTCGTTCAATACAATCGAGATAATCGAGAATCAGAAACTAAATCGATCACGATTGAGACTCTTTGCAACATAATGACTCTCCCTGTTCGAAATACTTCTGCT CTAGTTTTATACGCTGAAGTCAACAAATTCATGTTGAAATCATACAATTTGACTTGTCTCGACCATAGttacaaaaattacatcgaTAGCTTGAAAAAGATAGACTATGAAAGCGCCGCTGAAGTGG ATAGGCAATGGATTTACCAAACTTGCACAGAATTCGGATTTTATCAAAGTTCCAGCAATGCGTCGGATATTTTCGGTCCTCATTTTCCCGCCGAATTCTATACCAAGCAATGCGAACAaatatttggcaaaaa GTATGATGAAAAGTTGTTAAACAATGCGGTTTATCGGACCAATACTATTTATGGAGAACTGAAAATTAACGTAGGAAATATCGTCTTCGTTCACGGATCAGTTGATCCTTGGCATGCTCTTGGTATTACTCATGTGCAAGATGAAGATGCTCCCTATGAGACCATATTTATTAAAG GCACCGCTCATTGTGCTGATATGTATCCCTCTAGCGATGAAGACACCCAAGAATTAAAAGAAGCAAGGAGTAAAATCCAAACGATATTGCAGTCTTGGCTGCAGAAGGGTAAACCAAAGCCCAAGAAATTCGAAGTTCAAATCGAATATAAATATGCTCCAAATTCTCCCTTCAAAATGGATCCTAAATTTTTGTACGATGTTCAAGAACGGCTACCTGTAGAttaa